One Cygnus atratus isolate AKBS03 ecotype Queensland, Australia chromosome 6, CAtr_DNAZoo_HiC_assembly, whole genome shotgun sequence DNA segment encodes these proteins:
- the EN1 gene encoding homeobox protein engrailed-1 yields the protein MEEPPEGHGHRESAPPGPASSGSGSDGESLPVSPSPAPASPAAPCPLPLPRRRPPPPPPPPPQRTTNFFIDNILRPDFGCKKEPPAPTGGCGGGGGGGGGGGGGGGGGSSSSSSSRERDGDRGQSSGRENINPLLARPPNPPALLCPDSNCGPDGSPAAPPAAAAASKASPGAAGVAASGAAKPPGEGGDTHPAKYGEHGSPAILLMGSNNGGPVIKPDSQQPLVWPAWVYCTRYSDRPSSGPRTRKLKKKKTEKEDKRPRTAFTAEQLQRLKAEFQANRYITEQRRQSLAQELSLNESQIKIWFQNKRAKIKKATGIKNGLALHLMAQGLYNHSTTTVQDKEESE from the exons ATGGAAGAGCCGCCGGAGGGGCACGGCCACCGAGAATcggcgccgcccggcccggcgagcagcggcagcggcagcgATGGCGAGAGCTTGCCcgtgtcccccagccccgcgcccgcctcccccgccgccccctgccccttgccccttccccgccgccgccccccgccgcctcccccgccgcccccccagCGCACCACCAACTTTTTCATCGACAACATCCTGAGGCCGGACTTCGGCTGCAAGAAGGAGCCTCCCGCTCCGACcggcggctgcggcggcggcggcggcggaggaggaggaggaggaggaggaggaggaggaggaagcagcagcagcagcagcagccgggagCGGGATGGAGACCGAGGGCAGAGCTCAGGTAGAGAAAACATCAACCCGCTGCTGGCCCGGCCGCCCAACCCGCCGGCCCTCCTGTGCCCGGACTCGAACTGCGGGCCCGACGGCTccccggccgcgccgcccgccgccgccgccgcctccaaAGCCAGCCCCGGCGCGGCGGGGGTGGCGGCGTCGGGGGCGGCCAAGCCCCCCGGCGAAGGGGGCGACACTCACCCGGCCAAGTACGGGGAGCACGGCAGCCCCGCCATCCTCCTCATGGGCTCTAATAATGGAGGACCTGTTATAAAGCCCGACTCGCAACAGCCGCTGGTGTGGCCTGCCTGGGTCTACTGCACTAGGTATTCAGACAGACCGTCCTCGG GCCCCCGCACCAGgaagctgaagaagaagaagacgGAGAAGGAGGACAAGCGGCCGCGGACGGCGTTCACGGCCGAGCAGCTGCAGCGGCTGAAGGCGGAGTTCCAGGCCAACCGGTACATCACGGAGCAGCGGCGGCAGAGCCTGGCCCAGGAGCTGAGCCTCAACGAGTCCCAGATCAAGATCTGGTTCCAGAACAAGCGCGCCAAGATCAAGAAGGCGACGGGCATCAAGAACGGGCTGGCGCTGCACCTCATGGCCCAGGGACTCTACAACCACTCCACCACCACCGTGCAGGACAAAGAGGAGAGCGAGTGA